A genomic window from Mesorhizobium sp. 131-2-1 includes:
- the hemN gene encoding oxygen-independent coproporphyrinogen III oxidase — protein sequence MLQTKHSEACLPWYFNYPTAPQFSAAIGAEAYGEWLGGLSANDPVSLYIHIPFCRSMCWYCGCPTTITQRDPPNQNYVAALRGEIHLVSELTPQALPVSDVHFGGGTPTLLEPTEFLALTELLRRRFAFRQKTAIAVEIDPRTFTAEMAEALSAAGVNRASLGVQSFDPSVQKAINRIQSVEQTATAVENLRQQGINRINIDLIYGLPNQTMQSCVQTATVAVAMRPQRIAVFGYAHTPSSNKHQRLIEKAGLPDSAARAEQAAAVAETLVAAGYREIGVDHFALPDDELALAQKTGRLRRNSQGYSADTCKTLIAFGASAIGRVGEGYVENAGALEAYSQHIAAGRLATSKGYRLIGEDRVRGAIIERLMCDLEADVPAICAAHGFDWTHFLDSAERLAMLADDGIVDVENGFIRVRHGHRILLRSVAAAFDAYLDQS from the coding sequence ATGCTACAGACAAAACATAGCGAGGCCTGCCTGCCTTGGTATTTCAATTATCCAACTGCACCGCAGTTCTCCGCAGCGATCGGCGCGGAGGCCTATGGGGAATGGCTCGGCGGCCTATCGGCTAACGATCCCGTATCGCTCTATATCCATATTCCGTTCTGCCGGTCGATGTGCTGGTATTGCGGCTGCCCTACTACCATCACCCAGCGGGACCCGCCGAACCAAAATTACGTGGCGGCGCTGCGCGGCGAGATCCATTTGGTCTCAGAGCTAACGCCGCAGGCGCTGCCCGTGAGCGACGTGCACTTTGGCGGCGGAACGCCCACGCTCCTTGAGCCAACGGAATTCCTCGCCTTGACGGAGCTTCTACGCCGCCGCTTCGCGTTCAGGCAAAAGACCGCCATCGCCGTCGAGATCGATCCGCGCACGTTCACCGCGGAGATGGCCGAAGCCTTAAGTGCAGCCGGGGTGAACCGCGCGAGCCTCGGCGTGCAAAGTTTCGACCCCAGTGTTCAAAAAGCGATCAATCGTATCCAGAGTGTAGAGCAGACGGCGACTGCCGTCGAAAACCTGCGCCAGCAGGGAATAAACCGCATTAACATCGATCTCATCTACGGTCTTCCCAATCAGACGATGCAGTCCTGCGTCCAGACCGCCACGGTGGCGGTGGCGATGCGCCCGCAGCGGATTGCCGTGTTCGGATACGCTCACACGCCGTCTTCTAATAAACATCAGCGCCTCATCGAAAAGGCAGGACTACCGGACAGCGCTGCCCGCGCCGAACAAGCTGCGGCCGTCGCCGAGACGCTGGTTGCTGCCGGCTACCGAGAGATTGGGGTCGACCACTTCGCCTTGCCGGACGACGAGCTCGCATTGGCTCAGAAAACCGGTCGCCTGCGGCGCAACTCCCAAGGTTACTCTGCCGACACCTGCAAAACCCTGATCGCCTTTGGTGCGTCGGCTATCGGGCGTGTTGGAGAGGGTTACGTCGAGAACGCAGGCGCGCTGGAGGCCTATAGTCAGCATATCGCAGCTGGTCGCTTGGCAACGTCGAAGGGCTACCGTCTCATCGGCGAAGACCGCGTCCGAGGCGCAATCATCGAGCGACTGATGTGTGATCTCGAGGCCGACGTACCGGCAATCTGTGCCGCCCACGGATTTGATTGGACCCATTTTCTCGATTCAGCTGAGCGCTTGGCGATGCTGGCCGACGACGGGATAGTGGACGTCGAGAATGGCTTCATCCGCGTGCGGCATGGCCATCGCATTTTGCTTCGCTCTGTTGCTGCCGCGTTCGACGCTTATCTCGACCAATCGTAG
- a CDS encoding arylamine N-acetyltransferase family protein, whose amino-acid sequence MAFNIAIYLNRIGLARVPTTVDGLVALQQAQMRAIPFENIDVLLGDIPNLTENSIWAKLINARRGGYCFELNKLFGLALEALGFTIQPILCRVRMGAAEGGPRTHQAFILTIEGVDWLADAGFGGPAPIAPLRIDTEELQTAGRDVFRLRADSASGELVVERKNGNEWFPLYGFDRATALPSDFEGANFICARWDRSPFPSSLMMSVLTAEGPANLFNKDFSLIRNQIEETETLKTKSELQRVLSDVFRLHLPRSTIDSLWEKLGSRGRV is encoded by the coding sequence ATGGCATTCAATATTGCGATCTATCTGAATCGTATCGGCCTTGCTCGAGTGCCGACAACGGTCGACGGTCTTGTTGCCCTTCAGCAGGCTCAAATGCGCGCGATTCCCTTTGAAAACATCGATGTGCTGTTGGGTGATATACCCAATCTGACTGAGAATTCGATCTGGGCCAAACTGATCAATGCCCGGCGAGGGGGGTATTGCTTCGAATTGAACAAGTTGTTTGGCTTGGCGCTCGAAGCACTCGGTTTCACGATCCAGCCCATCCTTTGCAGAGTGCGTATGGGTGCTGCGGAGGGTGGGCCACGCACACACCAGGCATTCATCTTAACCATCGAGGGCGTCGACTGGCTCGCCGACGCTGGCTTCGGTGGTCCAGCACCGATTGCACCGCTACGGATCGATACAGAGGAACTGCAAACAGCTGGCCGTGACGTGTTTCGCCTGCGAGCTGACTCCGCCAGCGGAGAACTCGTCGTTGAACGCAAGAACGGGAATGAATGGTTCCCTCTTTATGGTTTCGATCGAGCCACCGCCTTGCCCTCAGATTTTGAGGGCGCCAACTTCATCTGCGCTCGCTGGGACCGTTCGCCGTTTCCATCCAGCCTCATGATGAGCGTGCTGACAGCCGAAGGGCCTGCGAACTTGTTCAACAAGGATTTCAGCTTGATTCGGAACCAAATTGAGGAAACAGAAACCCTCAAAACGAAGAGCGAACTGCAGCGAGTCTTGTCCGATGTTTTTCGGCTGCACCTTCCTCGGTCCACGATTGATTCGTTGTGGGAAAAGCTTGGGTCGCGTGGACGGGTATAG
- the groES gene encoding co-chaperone GroES yields the protein MAQSNLRPLHDRVVVRRVESESKTAGGIIIPDTAKEKPQEGEIIAVGSGARDEAGKLVPLDVKAGDRILFGKWSGTEVKLNGEDLLIMKEADIMGIIG from the coding sequence ATGGCACAGTCGAATTTGCGGCCGCTTCATGACCGCGTGGTCGTTCGCCGAGTCGAATCCGAATCCAAGACCGCCGGCGGGATCATCATACCCGACACGGCAAAGGAAAAGCCGCAGGAAGGCGAGATCATCGCCGTCGGTTCCGGCGCCCGCGACGAAGCCGGCAAGCTCGTTCCGCTGGACGTCAAGGCCGGCGACCGCATCCTGTTCGGCAAGTGGTCGGGCACCGAAGTCAAGCTCAATGGCGAAGACCTTCTGATCATGAAGGAAGCCGACATCATGGGCATCATCGGCTAA
- the groL gene encoding chaperonin GroEL (60 kDa chaperone family; promotes refolding of misfolded polypeptides especially under stressful conditions; forms two stacked rings of heptamers to form a barrel-shaped 14mer; ends can be capped by GroES; misfolded proteins enter the barrel where they are refolded when GroES binds) translates to MAAKDVKFSRDARERMLRGVNILADAVKVTLGPKGRNVVIDKSFGAPRITKDGVTVAKEIELEDKFENMGAQMVREVASKTNDIAGDGTTTATVLAQSIVQEGHKAVAAGMNPMDLKRGIDLAVSDVVSTLIKNATKIKTSEEVAQVGTIAGNGDESVGKMIAEAMQKVGNEGVITVEEAKTAETELEVVEGMQFDRGYLSPYFVTNADKMVADLEDAYILLHEKKLSNLQAMLPVLEAVVQTSKPLLIISEDVEGEALATLVVNKLRGGLKIAAVKAPGFGDRRKAMLEDIAILTGGQVISEDLGIKLENVGLDMLGRAKKVSISKENTTIVDGAGQKEEIQGRVAQIKQQIEETTSDYDKEKLQERLAKLAGGVAVIRVGGATEVEVKEKKDRVDDALNATRAAVEEGIVPGGGVALLRASLSINAVGANSDQTAGISIVRRALQAPARQIAANAGAEASIVAGKILENKGATFGFNAQTGEYGDMIAMGIVDPVKVVRTALQDAASVAGLLVTTEAMIAEAPKKESAGGGGMPGGMGGGGMGGMGGMDF, encoded by the coding sequence ATGGCTGCCAAAGACGTAAAATTCTCCCGTGACGCCCGCGAGCGCATGCTGCGCGGTGTCAACATCCTCGCCGACGCGGTGAAGGTGACGCTCGGTCCCAAGGGCCGCAACGTCGTCATCGACAAGTCGTTCGGCGCCCCGCGCATCACCAAGGACGGCGTCACCGTCGCCAAGGAAATCGAGCTTGAAGACAAGTTCGAAAACATGGGCGCGCAGATGGTCCGCGAAGTTGCTTCGAAGACCAACGACATCGCCGGCGACGGCACCACGACCGCGACCGTTCTGGCGCAGTCGATCGTCCAGGAAGGCCACAAGGCTGTTGCTGCCGGCATGAACCCGATGGACCTGAAGCGCGGCATCGACCTCGCGGTTAGCGACGTCGTCTCGACGCTGATCAAGAACGCCACGAAGATCAAGACCTCGGAAGAGGTTGCCCAGGTCGGCACAATCGCCGGCAATGGCGACGAGTCGGTCGGCAAGATGATCGCAGAAGCGATGCAGAAGGTCGGCAACGAAGGCGTCATCACGGTTGAGGAAGCCAAGACCGCCGAGACCGAACTCGAAGTCGTCGAAGGCATGCAGTTCGACCGCGGCTACCTCTCGCCCTACTTCGTCACCAACGCCGACAAGATGGTTGCCGATCTCGAGGACGCCTACATCCTGCTCCACGAGAAGAAGCTCTCCAACCTGCAGGCGATGCTGCCGGTTCTCGAAGCCGTCGTGCAGACCTCCAAGCCGCTGCTCATCATCTCGGAAGACGTCGAAGGCGAGGCCCTGGCCACGCTGGTCGTCAACAAGCTGCGTGGCGGCCTGAAGATCGCCGCCGTCAAGGCTCCGGGCTTCGGTGATCGCCGCAAGGCCATGCTGGAAGACATCGCCATCCTCACCGGTGGCCAGGTCATCTCGGAAGACCTCGGCATCAAGCTCGAGAACGTCGGCCTTGACATGCTCGGCCGCGCCAAGAAGGTGTCGATCTCCAAGGAGAACACCACCATCGTAGACGGTGCCGGCCAGAAGGAAGAGATCCAGGGCCGCGTCGCCCAGATCAAGCAGCAGATCGAGGAGACCACCTCGGACTACGACAAGGAGAAGCTGCAGGAGCGTCTCGCCAAGCTCGCGGGCGGCGTTGCGGTGATCCGCGTCGGCGGCGCGACGGAAGTCGAAGTCAAGGAAAAGAAGGACCGCGTTGATGACGCGCTGAACGCGACACGCGCAGCCGTCGAAGAAGGCATCGTTCCCGGCGGCGGCGTTGCCCTGCTGCGCGCTTCGCTCAGCATCAACGCTGTCGGCGCAAACTCCGACCAGACCGCTGGCATCAGCATCGTGCGTCGTGCGCTGCAGGCTCCGGCCCGCCAGATCGCGGCCAACGCCGGCGCGGAAGCCTCGATCGTTGCCGGCAAGATCCTTGAGAACAAGGGCGCGACCTTCGGTTTCAACGCCCAGACCGGCGAATATGGCGACATGATCGCCATGGGCATCGTCGATCCGGTCAAGGTCGTGCGCACGGCTCTCCAGGACGCGGCCTCGGTCGCCGGCCTGCTGGTCACCACCGAAGCCATGATCGCGGAGGCTCCGAAGAAGGAGTCGGCTGGCGGCGGCGGCATGCCTGGCGGCATGGGCGGCGGCGGCATGGGCGGCATGGGCGGCATGGATTTCTAA
- a CDS encoding NAD-dependent succinate-semialdehyde dehydrogenase gives MKGDDGLTVTQSLTRRLKNPELFDDLAGVPGRKAEQSTRRFSVFNPSTGELLAELPDMDVRDVSKAIDKAEAAQEHWAALTARERSDILWEWHQLILDHSEDLAAILTAEMGKPLAEAKSEIAHAAAYLQWYAEEANRIYGETISPPSNDRRMLVIKQPIGVVGAITPWNFPASMVARKISPALAAGCAIVLKPAEQTPLVAGAMFTLARMAGFPDGVLNLIYASEGDAVGRELCSNPKVRKISFTGSTEVGRLLMRECSDQIKRTSFELGGNAPFIVFDDADVDAAVDGALQAKFRNAGQTCVSANRLYVQSSVYNEFCDKFTKRVSALRVGDGFEPEVAIGPLIDKCALAKIEDHIRDAVRQGGKIRCGGNRIGESGTFFEPTVITDVERTMRVAQEETFGPLAPIIRFNDPDQVVREANDTIYGLAAYFYASNLKRVWRVAEALEYGMVGINTGRMSSEAAPFGGMKQSGIGREGSRHGLEDYLEMKYLCMGGL, from the coding sequence ATGAAGGGGGACGACGGTTTGACCGTGACACAGTCGCTGACGAGACGTCTCAAAAATCCCGAGCTATTTGACGATCTGGCCGGTGTGCCTGGTCGGAAGGCGGAGCAATCCACGAGGCGTTTTTCGGTGTTCAATCCCTCAACGGGCGAGCTGTTGGCTGAGCTTCCAGATATGGATGTCCGGGACGTTTCCAAGGCAATCGATAAGGCTGAAGCTGCGCAGGAACATTGGGCGGCGCTCACCGCGCGCGAGCGCTCCGACATCTTATGGGAATGGCACCAACTGATCCTCGACCACAGCGAGGATCTTGCAGCCATTTTGACGGCTGAAATGGGTAAGCCGCTTGCAGAGGCGAAGTCTGAAATCGCCCATGCCGCAGCCTACCTCCAATGGTATGCCGAGGAGGCCAATCGCATCTATGGCGAGACGATTTCGCCGCCTTCTAACGACAGGCGTATGCTGGTAATCAAACAGCCGATCGGTGTTGTCGGCGCCATTACCCCTTGGAATTTTCCCGCCTCGATGGTGGCTCGCAAGATTTCGCCTGCGCTTGCCGCCGGCTGCGCGATTGTTCTGAAACCCGCGGAGCAAACACCGCTTGTCGCGGGTGCTATGTTCACGCTTGCCCGGATGGCAGGTTTTCCCGATGGCGTTCTAAACTTGATCTACGCATCGGAAGGCGATGCGGTTGGGCGTGAACTTTGCTCGAACCCGAAGGTCCGCAAGATCAGCTTCACTGGGTCGACCGAGGTCGGGCGGCTACTCATGAGGGAGTGTTCGGATCAGATCAAAAGAACCAGCTTCGAACTTGGTGGTAACGCTCCTTTCATTGTTTTTGATGATGCAGACGTCGACGCTGCCGTCGATGGTGCGCTACAGGCAAAGTTTCGGAATGCAGGCCAGACCTGCGTTTCAGCCAATCGGCTTTACGTACAGTCCAGCGTGTATAATGAATTCTGCGACAAATTCACCAAGCGCGTCAGTGCATTGCGCGTCGGTGACGGTTTCGAGCCAGAAGTTGCGATCGGTCCCCTGATCGATAAGTGCGCGCTTGCAAAGATTGAAGATCATATTCGCGATGCTGTGCGGCAGGGTGGGAAGATCCGTTGCGGTGGCAACCGTATCGGCGAATCGGGAACCTTCTTCGAGCCCACGGTGATCACCGACGTCGAAAGGACAATGCGGGTCGCTCAGGAAGAAACCTTCGGACCGCTGGCTCCCATAATCCGCTTCAACGATCCCGACCAGGTGGTGCGCGAGGCGAATGACACGATTTACGGTCTTGCAGCCTACTTCTACGCTTCCAATCTAAAGCGCGTGTGGCGCGTGGCTGAAGCCCTCGAATACGGAATGGTCGGCATCAATACGGGACGCATGTCATCCGAGGCCGCACCCTTTGGCGGAATGAAGCAATCAGGGATCGGTCGTGAGGGGTCGCGCCACGGCCTCGAGGATTATCTCGAAATGAAGTACCTGTGCATGGGTGGGCTATAA
- a CDS encoding transposase: MRRQTRPFTVEVKQKRNYQKRGHSIWSDVDLSAAIADTTRELKDMDLPNRRLIDSNVIALDAEHAHKPRAEYLMANPLDAESVEAATEHAPKGRTPETKKKTPPSRKAKTEPGRKNGANTASPAEATAAAVRSARKVYSGKERAQMLAQVETSISGGTTLKSAVKQAGISEQTYYHWKKAAAPRSDGDDLKDLVALEKENKRLKSLLAERLRTENAELKRKLGLQ, from the coding sequence ATGAGGCGGCAGACCCGACCGTTCACTGTGGAGGTCAAACAAAAGCGCAATTATCAAAAACGGGGCCATTCCATCTGGAGCGATGTCGATCTCTCCGCGGCTATAGCCGACACAACAAGGGAGCTCAAAGATATGGATCTGCCAAATCGTCGGCTGATTGACTCTAATGTCATAGCCCTTGATGCTGAACACGCGCACAAACCGCGAGCGGAGTATCTCATGGCAAATCCCCTAGACGCTGAATCAGTAGAAGCTGCAACCGAACACGCTCCCAAAGGAAGGACGCCTGAAACGAAGAAGAAAACCCCACCTTCGCGGAAGGCCAAGACTGAGCCTGGTCGCAAGAATGGCGCCAATACGGCGTCCCCGGCGGAAGCAACAGCAGCGGCCGTGCGGAGCGCCCGGAAGGTCTACTCCGGAAAAGAGCGCGCCCAAATGCTCGCTCAGGTCGAGACGTCGATCAGCGGCGGCACCACTCTCAAGAGCGCCGTAAAGCAGGCGGGTATATCGGAACAGACCTATTATCACTGGAAGAAGGCCGCGGCGCCTAGATCCGATGGCGACGATCTGAAGGACCTGGTCGCCCTCGAGAAAGAAAACAAGCGATTGAAGAGCCTGCTCGCGGAACGCCTGCGCACAGAGAACGCGGAACTGAAGAGGAAGCTAGGGCTGCAATAA
- a CDS encoding cytochrome-c peroxidase, protein MASVQNAGRSLVKILFTTVAVALPAIAFAAQTIPVYLRETARATFKPLPSITPTVANNPITPEKIALGKAMFFDPRVSASGVLSCNSCHNLATGGDDNQESSIGHGWQKGPRNAPTVLNAVFNIAQFWDGRAEDLKVQAKAPIQAVVEMANTPGQLIATLKSMPQYVEWFNSAFPGEADRVTFENVAKAIEAFEATLVTPAPFDAFLNGDDAAMTSEQKQGLTLFMDKGCSSCHGGINVGGEGYSPFGLVEKPNTDVLPENDKGRFAVTHEADDSYVFRVAPLRNVALTAPYFHSGKVWDLKQAVAIMGITQLGQELTEKEVDLLVAFLNSLTGKVPEVAYPVLPAETPTTPRPVLHILPQ, encoded by the coding sequence ATGGCTTCCGTGCAAAACGCAGGGAGATCACTTGTGAAAATCCTATTCACTACGGTGGCTGTCGCGTTGCCGGCCATCGCTTTTGCTGCGCAAACGATCCCCGTATACCTCAGAGAAACAGCACGGGCCACCTTCAAGCCTCTACCATCCATCACGCCGACAGTCGCCAACAACCCGATCACACCGGAGAAGATAGCCCTAGGCAAGGCAATGTTCTTCGATCCACGCGTCTCGGCGTCAGGCGTCTTGTCGTGCAATTCGTGCCACAACTTGGCCACCGGGGGCGACGACAATCAAGAAAGCTCGATCGGCCATGGTTGGCAGAAGGGACCGCGCAACGCGCCGACGGTACTGAACGCTGTCTTCAACATAGCGCAGTTCTGGGATGGTCGTGCTGAAGACCTGAAGGTTCAGGCCAAGGCACCGATCCAAGCCGTTGTCGAAATGGCCAACACACCAGGTCAACTCATCGCCACGCTCAAGTCGATGCCGCAATATGTCGAGTGGTTCAATTCAGCTTTCCCGGGCGAAGCCGATCGCGTCACCTTCGAAAACGTCGCCAAGGCAATCGAAGCCTTTGAGGCGACACTGGTCACACCGGCGCCCTTCGATGCCTTCCTCAACGGCGATGACGCCGCTATGACTTCCGAGCAGAAACAGGGCCTGACGCTTTTCATGGACAAAGGCTGCTCGTCCTGCCACGGCGGTATCAACGTGGGTGGGGAGGGCTATTCCCCATTCGGCCTCGTTGAAAAGCCCAACACCGATGTCCTGCCGGAAAACGACAAAGGCCGATTTGCCGTGACCCATGAAGCCGACGATTCCTATGTTTTCCGCGTGGCGCCGTTGCGCAACGTAGCACTCACCGCGCCATACTTTCATTCGGGCAAGGTTTGGGATCTGAAACAGGCCGTCGCCATTATGGGGATCACCCAGCTCGGCCAAGAATTGACGGAAAAAGAAGTCGACCTGCTCGTTGCCTTCCTTAATTCGCTGACCGGAAAAGTACCGGAGGTCGCCTATCCCGTCTTACCCGCCGAAACGCCGACAACGCCTCGACCTGTATTGCATATCCTCCCGCAATGA
- a CDS encoding transcriptional regulator yields the protein MTATPFALPEAVLTAISNGKPVIQAYREHLGYSTEDIAVTSGLTVEEVGLIESGHCFDKGYRDRIARALGLAESIFDEISGIPNAA from the coding sequence ATGACCGCAACGCCTTTCGCGCTGCCCGAGGCAGTGCTTACCGCAATCTCAAACGGAAAACCCGTAATTCAGGCATATCGGGAACATCTTGGCTATTCGACCGAGGACATTGCCGTGACCAGCGGTCTGACAGTCGAGGAGGTCGGGCTGATCGAATCTGGCCATTGTTTCGACAAGGGCTATCGCGATCGGATCGCTCGGGCGCTTGGCTTGGCTGAGAGTATCTTCGATGAAATCTCGGGTATCCCGAACGCTGCCTGA
- a CDS encoding mannose-1-phosphate guanylyltransferase/mannose-6-phosphate isomerase gives MKVVPVIISGGAGSRLWPASRQSHPKPFLKVADGLSLIQHTVLRAASMQHVVELVTVTSTGHLFLTKDVFDELDSVVLPRTFLLEPEGRDTAAAVAAATVHAKATQGPDAVLCVFPADHMIGDLPAFQTAMNRAIEQAQQGRIATLGITPDRPDTAFGYIEADGEKVVRFVEKPNAETAKSYVASKRFFWNAGIFCFKAQVMLDEMAAHCPQVIDAVLDSYDNARVSHGEHVASVELSSEHFAMAPHISLDHAVMEKTHNLAVVPCEMGWNDIGSWNAMAELVAADGSGNRIRGDVHVVDTVGSYISSDKRVIGTVGISDLVIVDSPDALLVASRDRVQDVKKLFEGLKAAGHEAHLLHSTVHRPWGTYTVLEESERFKIKRIEVKPGGRLSLQMHHHRSEHWVVVSGTAKIVNGDQELLLTTNQSTYIPCGHKHRLENPGNIGLVMIEVQSGEYLGEDDIVRLEDVYGRT, from the coding sequence ATGAAAGTGGTTCCGGTCATCATCAGCGGTGGAGCTGGTTCGCGGCTCTGGCCCGCCTCAAGGCAATCGCACCCCAAACCTTTTCTCAAGGTGGCGGATGGACTTTCGCTCATCCAGCACACCGTGTTGCGCGCCGCTTCGATGCAGCATGTCGTGGAGCTTGTTACCGTGACGTCCACGGGGCACCTCTTCCTTACGAAAGACGTTTTCGACGAGCTGGATTCCGTTGTTTTGCCACGCACCTTTCTGCTTGAGCCTGAGGGTCGGGATACCGCCGCCGCCGTCGCTGCGGCAACCGTCCATGCCAAGGCAACACAGGGTCCCGATGCTGTTCTGTGTGTTTTTCCCGCCGACCATATGATTGGTGATCTGCCCGCATTTCAAACCGCCATGAACCGGGCAATCGAACAGGCGCAGCAGGGGCGTATCGCAACCTTGGGCATAACCCCGGATAGGCCAGACACCGCATTCGGCTACATCGAGGCCGACGGTGAGAAAGTTGTTCGGTTCGTCGAGAAACCGAACGCCGAGACTGCCAAATCTTATGTCGCGTCCAAACGTTTCTTCTGGAACGCCGGCATCTTCTGCTTCAAGGCGCAGGTCATGCTCGACGAAATGGCTGCGCATTGCCCGCAGGTGATCGATGCCGTTCTCGATAGCTATGATAACGCTCGCGTCAGCCACGGCGAACATGTTGCCAGCGTCGAACTCTCATCTGAGCACTTCGCCATGGCGCCGCATATTTCACTCGACCATGCGGTGATGGAAAAAACCCACAATCTGGCTGTCGTTCCCTGCGAAATGGGGTGGAACGACATTGGATCTTGGAACGCAATGGCCGAACTGGTCGCCGCTGACGGGAGCGGCAACAGGATTCGCGGCGATGTCCATGTGGTCGACACCGTGGGCAGTTACATAAGCTCGGACAAACGCGTCATCGGCACCGTCGGCATCAGCGACCTGGTGATCGTGGATTCCCCCGATGCATTGCTGGTTGCATCCCGCGATCGCGTCCAGGACGTCAAGAAACTCTTCGAGGGACTCAAGGCTGCGGGACATGAAGCGCACTTGCTTCACAGTACCGTGCACCGGCCCTGGGGCACCTACACGGTTCTGGAGGAAAGCGAGCGCTTCAAGATCAAGCGCATCGAGGTGAAGCCGGGCGGACGCTTGAGCCTGCAGATGCACCATCACCGCTCCGAGCACTGGGTCGTGGTCAGCGGCACTGCGAAAATAGTCAACGGCGACCAGGAGCTACTCCTGACCACTAATCAATCCACCTATATCCCTTGCGGCCACAAACACCGGCTCGAAAACCCCGGCAATATCGGACTGGTGATGATCGAGGTCCAAAGCGGCGAGTATCTCGGCGAAGATGACATCGTGCGGCTTGAGGACGTATACGGTCGAACGTGA
- a CDS encoding phosphomannomutase yields the protein MKFGSSGVRGLASELVGKASGLYTEAFAWRLISSRVQPNSSVFIGRDLRDSSQAIANNCMAALAANGFQPIDCGTIPTPALALYACKHGAAALMVTGSHIPADRNGIKFYGPNGEISKADEAAITRFVAERSIAYCLPTACLGTTWPMHREEAIASYRERAHDMLEPGSLSGMRLGVYQHSSVAAELLVQVLRSLGASVVAVGKTGTFVPVDTEAVDAATIAKLKKWVREFGLDAIVSTDADADRPLIADENGDLLRGDLVGLATALFLKADTIVTPVTSNSGISKALGFAVQRTKVGSPFVIEAMEALHGAGGVIVGFEANGGVLLGSDCVVNGKTLTALPTRDSFLPILAVLSTMASTKKKLSRLRGLWNLPVCASDRLQNFPAESSRRLMDHLASRNALQHFLASFGTVAEIDETDGLRARMLSGEIIHLRPSGNAPELRCYSEASTESRAMAIVASTLQGAHAFALTDEIEDL from the coding sequence ATGAAATTCGGGTCAAGCGGCGTTCGAGGTTTGGCTTCGGAATTGGTCGGCAAGGCCAGCGGACTTTATACCGAAGCTTTCGCTTGGCGTTTGATTTCCAGCCGGGTTCAGCCGAATAGTTCAGTCTTCATAGGCCGCGACCTACGTGACAGCAGTCAGGCGATAGCCAACAATTGCATGGCGGCGTTGGCCGCAAATGGTTTCCAGCCGATCGATTGCGGCACCATACCCACGCCTGCCCTGGCACTATATGCATGCAAACACGGCGCGGCGGCTCTTATGGTCACCGGGTCGCACATTCCAGCCGATCGCAATGGCATCAAATTCTATGGCCCGAATGGTGAAATCAGCAAGGCGGATGAGGCCGCGATTACGCGCTTTGTAGCCGAAAGATCAATTGCGTATTGCTTACCAACGGCTTGTCTGGGAACGACGTGGCCTATGCACCGTGAAGAAGCGATCGCCTCTTATCGAGAGCGCGCCCATGACATGCTGGAGCCGGGCTCACTTTCCGGCATGAGACTTGGTGTCTATCAGCACAGTTCGGTCGCGGCGGAACTGTTGGTACAGGTTCTTCGATCGCTCGGTGCCAGCGTGGTCGCCGTCGGGAAAACCGGGACCTTCGTACCTGTCGATACCGAAGCCGTGGACGCAGCAACAATCGCAAAATTGAAGAAGTGGGTCCGCGAATTCGGTCTCGATGCCATCGTGTCGACCGATGCGGACGCTGATCGGCCACTCATCGCTGATGAAAATGGCGATCTTCTTCGCGGCGACCTGGTTGGGCTTGCAACGGCTCTTTTCCTGAAGGCAGACACGATCGTGACGCCAGTGACCTCCAATTCGGGAATTTCGAAGGCCTTGGGTTTCGCGGTCCAGAGGACGAAAGTCGGGTCTCCATTTGTCATTGAAGCAATGGAAGCATTACACGGCGCCGGCGGCGTCATCGTCGGCTTTGAGGCCAATGGTGGTGTTCTGCTGGGCTCGGATTGTGTCGTGAATGGGAAGACATTGACTGCACTGCCGACGCGGGACTCATTCCTCCCGATTTTGGCCGTGCTCAGTACCATGGCGTCGACAAAAAAGAAGCTGTCGCGACTGCGCGGGCTTTGGAATCTTCCTGTGTGCGCCAGTGACCGGCTTCAGAACTTCCCCGCGGAAAGTTCGCGCAGATTGATGGATCATCTCGCAAGCCGGAACGCACTGCAGCACTTTCTTGCCTCGTTCGGGACCGTCGCCGAAATTGACGAAACCGATGGCCTCAGGGCGCGGATGCTTTCAGGTGAGATCATACATCTGCGGCCTTCCGGCAATGCCCCGGAACTGCGCTGCTACTCGGAAGCTTCGACCGAGAGCAGGGCCATGGCGATCGTCGCCTCGACGCTGCAAGGGGCACATGCGTTCGCGCTTACAGACGAGATAGAGGACCTTTGA